From Kryptolebias marmoratus isolate JLee-2015 linkage group LG15, ASM164957v2, whole genome shotgun sequence, a single genomic window includes:
- the LOC108237893 gene encoding relaxin-3 receptor 1, which produces MGADNESFSSNRSLAELDLFSNLEDIDVTADGSPVLRFVICLVYSVVCAAGLVGNLLVLFFIRVRKERSKSRVNFFVLNLAATDLQFVLTLPFWAVDTALDFSWPFGDAMCKIVLSVTVMNMYASVFFLTAMSVTRYWSLATALKTAVAHRSCSAKWACATIWTLATLATAPTAIFSTVSNVTGEKLCLLRFPGGQYWLAVYHIQKIVVGFVLPMSIVSVSYFMLLRFIRRRSMKSSNPKRRSQVTRSITVIMLSFFLCWMPNHAITLWSVLVKLNVANWDRAYYVVHTYVFPVTVCLAHTNSCLNPIIYCLMRQEFRDKLRGLIRRG; this is translated from the coding sequence ATGGGTGCGGACAACGAGAGCTTTTCTTCCAACAGGTCGCTGGCGGAGCTGGACCTCTTCAGCAACCTGGAGGACATCGACGTGACGGCGGACGGGAGCCCCGTCCTCCGGTTCGTCATCTGCCTCGTGTACTCCGTGGTGTGCGCCGCGGGGCTGGTGGGCAACCTGCTGGTCCTCTTCTTCATCAGGGTCAGGAAGGAGAGGAGCAAGTCGAGGGTGAACTTTTTCGTGCTGAACCTGGCCGCCACGGACCTGCAGTTCGTGCTCACGCTGCCCTTCTGGGCCGTGGACACCGCGCTGGACTTCAGCTGGCCGTTCGGAGACGCCATGTGCAAGATCGTCCTGTCGGTCACCGTCATGAACATGTACGCCAGCGTCTTCTTCCTCACGGCCATGAGCGTGACGCGCTACTGGTCGCTGGCCACGGCGCTGAAGACCGCCGTGGCGCACAGGTCCTGCTCCGCCAAGTGGGCGTGCGCCACGATCTGGACGCTGGCGACTCTCGCCACCGCGCCGACCGCGATCTTCTCCACGGTCAGCAACGTCACGGGAGAAAAGCTGTGCCTGCTGAGGTTCCCGGGTGGTCAGTACTGGCTGGCGGTTTACCACATCCAGAAGATAGTCGTGGGTTTCGTGCTGCCCATGTCCATCGTGTCCGTCAGCTACTTCATGCTGCTGCGCTTCATCCGCAGGCGGAGCATGAAGAGCAGCAACCCCAAACGCAGGTCGCAGGTCACGAGGTCCATCACGGTCATCATGCTGTCCTTCTTCCTCTGCTGGATGCCGAACCACGCCATCACCCTGTGGAGCGTGCTGGTCAAACTCAACGTGGCCAACTGGGACAGAGCGTACTACGTGGTGCACACGTACGTGTTCCCGGTCACCGTGTGCCTGGCGCACACCAACAGCTGCCTGAACCCCATCATTTACTGCCTCATGAGGCAGGAGTTTAGGGACAAACTGCGAGGCCTGATCCGCAGAGGATAA